The genomic DNA TAAGAGCAGGAAAGAAAATTGAGTTTCAAGACACTAATTAATAAGTCAACCAGACAATGCAGATCTTAATATCGAGGTTTGCAATCAGAGAAATTCAAGCATTCACTGTCAAGAAAGCCTGCCAGGGCCATCTCTAACACTGCCTCTATGGGGTACTCAATTTCAGCTGCTCGCCGCTCAAATGCCTCCCTGATATGGTCAGGCAGAGCCACTAGGATCATGCGGGCCACAACTGGACTTAAATGCTCTGTTGTTTCTTGTTCAACAATCGGCGGCATAGCTAGTCCCTCATAGGTATACGAGCATTGAACGGTGGCTTGCTAGCTTGAAGAATGATACGCTCCAACTCTGATGATAGCGCCCGCCATTGCATGAAGTCGATGACATGAGTCGCGATCGCTACATCTCTATGGTCGTAATCTGCTAGCCATGACCAAATTAGAGATTTATGCCCACCCCTAAAGCGCTCCTTAATGTCTTGGGCTTTACC from Trichocoleus desertorum ATA4-8-CV12 includes the following:
- a CDS encoding GIY-YIG nuclease family protein — translated: MTEAEAQALAILDSLTKIPFSDCVPISREFVELTTRPGIYAVRHRTEGLLYVGKAQDIKERFRGGHKSLIWSWLADYDHRDVAIATHVIDFMQWRALSSELERIILQASKPPFNARIPMRD